From Solibacillus isronensis, the proteins below share one genomic window:
- a CDS encoding EAL domain-containing protein, which translates to MSCKNCVVSELQFDILLEGENNIAMMDMIIDHFNRRNLTITKKEQLVSIQESGVKEFLDFSRDYMEPEQIYFRIDEMAWKTIAEIETVLEMQWIDDVIHRNAIVSYSQPIVNNKKEIYAYEVLSRFTREDGSLIYPNEIFTAAKTRGRLYALDRLCRMAAVKYAAVLKKKTFINFIPTSIYSPEYCLQSTVKLAKLLQIDPSQFVFEVVESEQVDDIEHLKSILNYYNDKGFQYALDDVGEGYNTLEMLDGMKPHYMKLDMKYVQGVVNDSQKQHTAKQFLKKALEIGATPLAEGIETEEDFEWLKQIGYELFQGYLFGKPSVEPQRSIR; encoded by the coding sequence ATGTCCTGTAAAAACTGTGTCGTATCTGAATTACAGTTTGATATTTTATTAGAAGGCGAAAATAATATAGCTATGATGGATATGATTATCGATCACTTTAACCGTCGGAATTTAACGATTACTAAAAAGGAACAGCTCGTATCGATACAAGAATCCGGTGTAAAGGAATTTCTTGACTTTAGCAGGGATTATATGGAACCCGAACAGATTTATTTTAGAATAGATGAGATGGCTTGGAAGACTATTGCTGAAATTGAAACAGTTTTGGAAATGCAATGGATTGATGATGTCATACATAGAAATGCGATTGTCAGCTATTCACAACCTATCGTAAATAACAAGAAAGAAATTTATGCTTACGAAGTGTTGTCACGCTTTACCCGTGAAGATGGTTCGCTTATATACCCAAATGAAATTTTCACGGCAGCAAAAACTCGAGGGCGCTTGTATGCATTGGACCGTTTATGTCGTATGGCTGCCGTAAAATATGCTGCTGTGCTAAAGAAAAAAACATTTATCAATTTCATTCCTACATCGATTTATTCTCCGGAATATTGTCTGCAGTCAACGGTGAAGCTTGCTAAACTTCTGCAAATTGACCCGAGTCAATTTGTCTTTGAAGTCGTCGAATCGGAGCAGGTCGATGATATTGAGCATCTAAAATCGATCTTGAATTACTATAATGATAAGGGCTTTCAATATGCTTTGGATGATGTAGGAGAAGGGTATAACACACTGGAAATGCTCGACGGCATGAAGCCGCATTATATGAAGCTTGATATGAAGTATGTACAAGGTGTTGTAAACGATAGTCAAAAACAACATACCGCTAAACAGTTTTTAAAGAAAGCACTTGAAATTGGTGCAACACCACTTGCTGAAGGTATTGAAACCGAGGAAGACTTTGAGTGGCTAAAACAAATTGGCTATGAGCTTTTCCAAGGCTATTTATTTGGAAAACCAAGCGTCGAACCACAGCGTTCCATCCGATAA
- a CDS encoding globin-coupled sensor protein → MVIWWKRKSVNEDSKLEEMNYFKPIIQFTSMPELEQQMKLIGIDENNLRCIKSYQPAITAGVSEITDVFYENVLAVPSLKKIIEERTKIDRLKKTLNLYIISMFDGDFNEETIEAKRKIARMHFKIGLDPKWYMGTFQKLQETMIVLISKDITDLALREQITLNVSKLINLEMQIVLEEYEKENQNLRGEQYNVVKLELKDKLSAVIQNLADLTEETNQSIEQVNNHTSHINNTIKSNVAIVQHIHTDALTGKNEVARLEQEMIEIKDSAVEMGQLIGNLKVSSEQIINIVLLVKNIADQTNLLALNASIEAARAGDHGKGFAVVAQEVRKLAEQSKSSVENITNLIQTSTLLTSTAVQMIDAVQSRVDSGLDVSISTQTKFQQILKAIEKNEAQIKEVALDITNLTSVISNIGQETRDVATTADELYQMTTHL, encoded by the coding sequence ATGGTGATATGGTGGAAGCGGAAATCGGTAAATGAAGATAGTAAATTAGAAGAAATGAATTACTTTAAGCCTATTATACAATTTACAAGCATGCCGGAGTTAGAGCAGCAGATGAAATTAATCGGAATAGACGAAAATAATTTACGTTGTATAAAATCGTATCAACCTGCAATTACTGCAGGCGTATCAGAGATAACGGATGTATTTTATGAAAATGTATTGGCTGTGCCATCACTAAAAAAAATAATTGAAGAACGAACAAAAATTGATCGCTTAAAGAAAACATTGAATTTGTACATTATTTCTATGTTTGATGGCGATTTTAATGAAGAGACAATTGAAGCAAAACGAAAAATCGCCCGCATGCATTTCAAAATCGGTTTGGACCCGAAGTGGTATATGGGTACATTTCAAAAATTGCAGGAAACGATGATTGTGCTCATTAGTAAAGATATAACGGACCTTGCACTTAGGGAACAAATTACATTAAATGTGTCAAAACTTATTAACCTGGAAATGCAGATTGTATTGGAGGAATACGAAAAGGAAAATCAAAATCTACGAGGAGAGCAATATAATGTTGTCAAACTTGAATTAAAGGATAAATTATCGGCCGTTATTCAAAATCTGGCTGATTTAACAGAAGAAACGAACCAATCGATTGAACAAGTAAACAATCATACATCACATATAAACAATACAATCAAATCGAATGTCGCAATTGTCCAACATATTCATACAGATGCATTGACAGGGAAAAATGAAGTTGCAAGGCTGGAGCAGGAAATGATTGAAATTAAAGACAGCGCGGTTGAAATGGGACAACTAATCGGAAATTTAAAGGTCTCTTCAGAACAGATAATCAATATTGTGTTGCTAGTAAAAAATATTGCCGACCAGACAAATTTACTGGCATTAAACGCCTCGATTGAAGCAGCAAGAGCAGGGGACCATGGAAAAGGTTTTGCAGTTGTCGCACAGGAAGTACGTAAACTGGCAGAGCAATCGAAAAGTTCAGTAGAGAACATAACAAACCTTATCCAGACATCCACGTTGTTAACGTCGACTGCTGTTCAAATGATTGATGCTGTCCAGTCAAGGGTGGATTCAGGTCTGGACGTATCAATAAGTACGCAAACAAAATTCCAGCAAATTTTAAAGGCAATCGAAAAGAATGAAGCACAAATTAAAGAAGTCGCATTGGATATAACAAACCTAACAAGTGTCATTAGCAACATCGGTCAAGAGACGAGAGATGTTGCAACTACTGCAGATGAACTGTACCAAATGACTACCCACCTGTAA